The Schizosaccharomyces pombe strain 972h- genome assembly, chromosome: I genome contains a region encoding:
- the tip1 gene encoding CLIP170 family protein Tip1 has translation MFPLGSVVEVITGERGFVRYAGEVENRKGVYVGLELLPEFAEFGKNRGVVDGREYFKTKNNEKTGIFVPFDKCKLASSISSSPSPKIDGTAASIGMGFPPMSPNLQSSIPRLTNVSSSSNLSMNTISSTALTPTEKILQKRIEDLLYERQNHQQQLEEVLATVDQLQSLVTNFNDQQDEVDELRERITLKEERIQQMRNEASQRRFEFKTTIECLEESSNRAIETYENRIAELEAQLEMYMSGKSEDDLLFSLQQERDYALNQVEILQERVDTLMKQKANSSTANEKLSHMESSSPTLTNASFESPKRGKGSNDLPENHPQRRQTLEFYEIEIEVLREKVEKLQALSDEKDFYISKLEKSLDRNDTTPVPSDEKLSNYAAEKENLVSRISELEHTIEQLTINNERDNERMSPAEFELETTQEVEENDSDSHDDEETWCEVCETNNHSLQECPTVFGSTDEA, from the coding sequence ATGTTTCCTCTTGGCAGTGTCGTTGAGGTAATAACCGGAGAGCGGGGGTTTGTCCGTTATGCTGGAGAAGTGGAAAACCGAAAAGGTGTGTATGTCGGCTTGGAGCTTTTACCTGAATTTGCCGAGTTTGGTAAAAACAGAGGCGTCGTTGATGGTCGTGAATACTTCAAAACTAAAAACAACGAGAAGACGGGCATTTTTGTGCCATTCGATAAATGTAAGCTTGCATCTTCTATTTCATCATCACCTTCTCCCAAAATAGATGGAACTGCAGCATCAATAGGAATGGGTTTTCCTCCTATGTCTCCTAATCTTCAATCATCTATTCCAAGATTAACCAATGTTTCGTCCTCTAGTAATCTCAGTATGAATACTATTTCCTCTACTGCCTTAACGCCAACCGAAAAAATTCTTCAGAAACGTATTGAGGATTTGCTTTACGAACGTCAAAACCATCAACAGCAATTGGAAGAAGTGTTGGCTACGGTTGATCAATTGCAGTCACTCGTTACAAATTTCAATGACCAACAAGATGAAGTCGATGAGCTTCGTGAAAGAATTactttgaaagaagaaagaattcAACAGATGCGCAATGAGGCTTCACAACGGAGATTTGAGTTTAAAACTACTATTGAGTGTTTAGAGGAATCTAGCAATCGTGCAATTGAGACATATGAAAACCGAATAGCTGAATTGGAAGCTCAACTTGAGATGTATATGTCTGGAAAATCCGAAGATGATTTACTTTTTAGCCTTCAACAAGAGCGCGACTATGCTCTTAATCAGGTTGAGATACTTCAAGAGCGTGTTGATACCTTGATGAAGCAAAAAGCTAACAGTTCTACTGCTAATGAAAAGTTATCTCATATGGAAAGCAGTTCACCCACCCTCACCAACGCTTCTTTTGAAAGTCCCAAACGTGGTAAAGGTTCTAACGATTTACCTGAAAACCATCCTCAACGCCGTCAGACTCTTGAATTTTACGAAATTGAAATAGAAGTGCTACGggaaaaagttgaaaaacttCAAGCACTTTCtgatgaaaaagatttttacatttctaAACTAGAAAAAAGCCTTGACAGAAATGACACAACACCAGTCCCATCAGATGAAAAGCTTTCCAATTATGCAGCggagaaagaaaatcttGTATCACGTATTAGTGAATTAGAACATACGATTGAGCAGTTGACCATCAATAATGAACGAGATAATGAAAGGATGTCGCCGGCCGAATTTGAGCTAGAAACTACTCAGGAAgtggaagaaaatgattcGGATAGCCATGATGACGAAGAAACTTGGTGTGAGGTGTGTGAAACAAATAATCATTCATTGCAGGAATGTCCCACTGTATTTGGCAGCACAGACGAAGCTTAA
- the obr1 gene encoding NAD(P)H dehydrogenase (quinone) produces MSTANTVAIVIYSTYGHVVKLAEAEKAGIEKAGGKAVIYQFPETLSPEILEKMHAAPKPNYPVVTLDVLTQYDAFLFGYPTRYGTPPAQFRTFWDSTGGLWVQGALHGKYFGQFFSTGTLGGGQESTALTAMTSFVHHGMIFVPLGYKNTFSLMANVESIHGGSSWGAGSYAGADGSRNVSDDELEIARIQGETFFKTVFRK; encoded by the coding sequence ATGTCTACCGCAAACACCGTCGCTATTGTGATTTATTCCACTTATGGCCATGTCGTCAAACTGGCTGAGGCCGAAAAGGCTGGCATTGAGAAAGCTGGTGGAAAAGCTGTCATTTATCAGTTCCCCGAGACATTGAGTCCTGAAATCTTGGAGAAGATGCATGCTGCACCCAAACCCAATTACCCTGTTGTTACACTCGATGTCTTAACGCAGTATGATGCCTTCCTCTTCGGTTATCCTACACGCTACGGCACTCCTCCTGCTCAGTTCCGTACTTTTTGGGACTCCACTGGTGGTTTATGGGTGCAAGGTGCTTTGCATGGAAAGTACTTTGGTCAGTTCTTTTCCACCGGTACCTTGGGCGGTGGTCAAGAAAGCACTGCTCTTACTGCCATGACCAGCTTTGTTCATCATGGAATGATTTTTGTACCTCTTGGCTATAAGAATACATTTTCACTCATGGCTAACGTTGAGTCCATTCATGGCGGCTCCAGCTGGGGCGCTGGTTCCTATGCTGGAGCCGACGGTTCTCGTAATGTATCCGATGATGAACTAGAAATTGCACGAATTCAAGGTGAGACTTTCTTCAAGACTGTTTTCCGCAAGTAA
- the cnx1 gene encoding calnexin Cnx1 yields the protein MKYGKVSFLALLCSLYVRGSLADPESEQEPLVFNPTEVKAPLVEQFQGAWSERWIPSHAKRFVNGIEEMSYVGEWTVEESSGPGALKGEAGLVMKDEAAHHAISYEFDEPINEPEKDLVVQYEVNPEEGLNCGGAYLKLLAEPTHGEMSNSIDYRIMFGPDKCGVNDRVHFIFKHKNPLTGEYSEKHLDSRPASLLKPGITNLYTLIVKPDQTFEVRINGDVVRQGSLFYDFIPPVLPPVEIYDPEDIKPADWVDEPEIPDPNAVKPDDWDEDAPRMIPDPDAVKPEDWLEDEPLYIPDPEAQKPEDWDDEEDGDWIPSEIINPKCIEGAGCGEWKPPMIRNPNYRGPWSPPMIPNPEFIGEWYPRKIPNPDYFDDDHPSHFGPLYGVGFELWTMQPNIRFSNIYVGHSIEDAERLGNETFLPKLKAERELLSKQESMEKQSMHVDEESNQILEKFLDVYDIIKAKLPPNVAEKVDYYVETIIETPEIGIAIVAVLGSLTAVILTCYFYFFASSSPASLSTGTTEAEKEQQEKFKQETETEKIDVSYAPETESPTAKNED from the coding sequence ATGAAGTACGGAAAGGTATCTTTTCTAGCGCTTTTGTGCTCTTTATATGTTCGGGGATCACTTGCTGATCCTGAATCCGAACAAGAACCTTTGGTTTTTAACCCAACTGAAGTGAAAGCGCCTCTTGTTGAGCAGTTTCAAGGTGCATGGTCTGAACGTTGGATTCCTTCACATGCTAAACGATTTGTAAATGGTATTGAAGAAATGAGCTATGTAGGTGAATGGACTGTTGAGGAAAGTTCTGGTCCCGGTGCCCTTAAGGGTGAAGCCGGTCTCGTTATGAAAGACGAAGCCGCTCATCATGCTATTTCTTATGAATTTGATGAACCCATAAATGAACCAGAAAAGGATTTGGTAGTTCAATATGAGGTTAACCCCGAAGAGGGTCTGAACTGTGGTGGTGCATATTTAAAGCTCTTAGCAGAACCCACTCATGGTGAAATGTCAAACTCCATCGATTACAGAATCATGTTTGGACCCGACAAATGTGGTGTTAATGACCGTGTTCATTTTATCTTCAAGCATAAGAATCCCCTTACGGGTGAGTATTCCGAGAAGCATCTCGACTCTAGACCCGCCAGCCTTTTGAAACCTGGTATTACAAACCTTTACACTTTAATTGTGAAGCCTGACCAAACCTTCGAAGTCCGTATTAATGGCGATGTTGTCCGTCAAGGATCTTTgttttatgattttataCCTCCTGTTCTTCCTCCCGTTGAAATTTACGATCCCGAAGATATCAAGCCTGCTGATTGGGTTGACGAACCTGAAATTCCTGACCCCAATGCGGTTAAGCCTGATGATTGGGATGAAGACGCTCCCCGTATGATTCCTGATCCTGACGCAGTGAAACCTGAGGATTGGTTAGAGGATGAACCTCTTTACATTCCTGATCCTGAAGCTCAGAAGCCTGAGGATTGggatgatgaagaagatggtGATTGGATTCCAAGTGAAATCATCAATCCTAAATGCATTGAAGGTGCTGGCTGTGGTGAATGGAAGCCACCGATGATTCGTAACCCTAACTATCGTGGCCCTTGGTCTCCTCCTATGATCCCTAATCCTGAATTCATTGGTGAATGGTATCCTCGTAAAATTCCTAACCCTGACtattttgatgatgatCATCCTTCTCATTTCGGTCCACTCTACGGTGTTGGTTTCGAACTTTGGACTATGCAGCCCAACATCCGCTTTAGCAATATCTATGTCGGCCATTCAATTGAGGACGCTGAACGTCTTGGAAATGAAACTTTCCTACCTAAATTGAAAGCTGAAAGAGAATTACTTTCTAAGCAAGAGTCCATGGAAAAGCAATCAATGCATGTTGACGAAGAGTCTAATCAAATTCTTGAGAAGTTTCTTGACGTATATGATATTATTAAAGCTAAACTTCCTCCAAATGTTGCCGAAAAAGTTGACTACTATGTTGAAACCATCATCGAGACTCCTGAAATTGGGATTGCAATTGTTGCCGTTCTTGGCTCTTTAACCGCTGTTATTCTTACTTgttacttttatttctttgctTCCTCTTCCCCGGCTTCTTTATCTACTGGAACTACGGAAGCTGAGAAAGAGCAGCAAGAGAAGTTTAAGCAAGAGACTGAGACTGAGAAGATAGACGTTTCTTACGCTCCCGAAACTGAATCACCAACTGCGAAGAATGAAGACTAA
- the fft3 gene encoding protein Fft3: MDGKRKIEHTADGTHYDATSNVKRKPIFPPFIADSLSEATEKANVMGGGMNSRLQILSEMSKRVQATAPISSLEHFKQLSDISPSFTSSANSINQPYNYSGSLENLVPTPSAGTPSQFMDAQNPYGAVYNALSQFSETEPKMPSYMDDEEASDSLPLSLSSQSLSSQVTNQKPAPHRLTMRERYAANNLTNGLQFTLPLSSRKTYEPEADDDSNDDMYSDDDSNADRWASRIDTAALKEEVLKYMNRCSTQDLADMTGCTLAEAEFMVAKRPFPDLESALVVKQPRPVIPKGRRGRREKTPLGPRLVGICMEIMRGYFVVDALIRQCEQLGGKIQRGIEAWGLSNTATSDEGETSLVNFDQMKSFGTPANSSFITTPPASFSPDIKLQDYQIIGINWLYLLYELKLAGILADEMGLGKTCQTIAFFSLLMDKNINGPHLVIAPASTMENWLREFAKFCPKLKIELYYGSQVEREEIRERINSNKDSYNVMLTTYRLAATSKADRLFLRNQKFNVCVYDEGHYLKNRASERYRHLMSIPADFRVLLTGTPLQNNLKELISLLAFILPHVFDYGLKSLDVIFTMKKSPESDFERALLSEQRVSRAKMMMAPFVLRRKKSQVLDALPKKTRIIEFCEFSEEERRRYDDFASKQSVNSLLDENVMKTNLDTNANLAKKKSTAGFVLVQLRKLADHPMLFRIHYKDDILRQMAKAIMNEPQYKKANELYIFEDMQYMSDIELHNLCCKFPSINSFQLKDEPWMDATKVRKLKKLLTNAVENGDRVVLFSQFTQVLDILQLVMKSLNLKFLRFDGSTQVDFRQDLIDQFYADESINVFLLSTKAGGFGINLACANMVILYDVSFNPFDDLQAEDRAHRVGQKKEVTVYKFVVKDTIEEHIQRLANAKIALDATLSGNAETVEAEDDDD, encoded by the coding sequence ATggatggaaaaagaaaaatagagCATACCGCTGATGGCACGCATTACGACGCGACTTCCAACGTGAAGCGCAAGCCAATTTTCCCCCCTTTCATTGCTGATTCGCTTTCAGAAGCTACCGAAAAAGCTAATGTTATGGGGGGTGGTATGAATTCGCGACTTCAGATTCTTTCAGAGATGTCTAAACGAGTTCAGGCTACTGCACCCATTTCAAGTTTAGAACATTTCAAGCAGTTGAGTGATATTTCTCCCTCATTTACTTCCTCTGCTAACTCCATAAATCAACCATATAATTATTCCGGTTCGTTAGAAAATCTTGTTCCTACACCTTCTGCTGGCACTCCTTCGCAATTTATGGATGCCCAAAATCCATACGGCGCTGTTTACAATGCTTTATCTCAATTCTCTGAGACAGAGCCCAAAATGCCCTCTTACATGGATGACGAAGAAGCAAGCGATTCTTTACCTCTTTCATTATCGTCTCAATCACTGAGTTCACAGGTTACAAATCAAAAGCCAGCCCCACATCGTCTTACAATGAGAGAACGATATGCTGCTAATAATCTTACTAACGGACTTCAATTTACCTTGCCATTGTCATCTCGAAAGACTTATGAGCCTGAAGCTGACGATGACAGCAATGATGATATGTACTCTGATGATGATTCAAATGCAGATCGCTGGGCATCTCGTATAGATACTGCTGCTCTAAAGGAGGAAGTTCTTAAATATATGAATCGTTGTTCAACACAGGATTTGGCTGACATGACAGGTTGTACGCTTGCTGAAGCTGAATTTATGGTTGCCAAAAGACCTTTTCCAGATCTTGAATCTGCTTTGGTCGTTAAGCAACCTCGTCCGGTGATTCCCAAAGGTAGACGAGGTAGACGTGAAAAAACTCCTCTTGGACCACGTTTAGTTGGTATATGTATGGAAATTATGCGTGGTTATTTCGTAGTGGATGCGCTTATTCGTCAGTGTGAGCAGCTAGGTGGTAAAATTCAGCGCGGCATTGAAGCGTGGGGCTTGTCAAACACTGCTACATCTGATGAAGGTGAAACTTCTCTTGTCAACTTTGatcaaatgaaaagtttcGGTACGCCTGCAAATTCCTCGTTTATCACTACACCTCCTGCATCTTTTTCGCCCGATATCAAACTACAGGATTATCAGATCATTGGGATTAATTGGCTTTACCTTTTGTACGAGCTCAAACTGGCTGGTATCCTGGCTGATGAAATGGGGCTCGGTAAAACTTGTCAAACCATCGCTTTTTTCTCATTACTCATggataaaaatattaacgGGCCACATTTGGTAATTGCACCTGCTTCAACGATGGAGAATTGGTTACGTGAATTTGCCAAGTTCTGTCCCAAGCTAAAAATTGAACTTTATTATGGATCGCAAGTCGAACGTGAAGAAATTCGTGAACGTATCAACTCTAATAAAGATTCTTATAACGTTATGTTAACCACCTACCGTTTAGCCGCTACTAGTAAGGCTGATCGTTTGTTTTTGCGCAACCAAAAGTTCAATGTTTGTGTATATGACGAAGGTCATTACTTGAAAAACCGTGCGTCTGAGAGATATCGTCATTTGATGAGTATTCCTGCCGACTTTCGAGTTTTGCTAACTGGTACACCGCTACAGAATAATCTTAAAGAATTAATTTCGCTTTTAGCGTTCATTCTTCCTCATGTATTTGATTATGGTTTGAAAAGTTTAGATGTCATTTTTACTATGAAAAAATCCCCAGAAAGCGACTTTGAACGAGCATTGCTTTCAGAACAGCGAGTATCGAGAGCCAAAATGATGATGGCCCCATTTGTCCTTCGCCGTAAAAAGAGCCAGGTGTTAGATGCTTTGCCGAAGAAAACGCGTATTATAGAATTTTGCGAATTTTCCGAAGAGGAACGTCGCCGTTATGATGACTTCGCTAGCAAACAAAGTGTAAATTCTTTATTGGATGAAAATGTCATGAAAACTAATTTAGATACGAATGCAAATCTTGcaaagaagaaaagcaCAGCTGGTTTTGTGCTTGTACAGCTTCGTAAGCTTGCGGATCACCCTATGTTGTTTCGAATTCATTATAAAGATGATATCCTTCGACAAATGGCGAAAGCTATTATGAATGAACCCCAATACAAAAAGGCAAACGAACTTTATATATTTGAAGACATGCAGTACATGTCAGATATTGAGCTACATAATTTGTGTTGCAAATTTCCGTCTATCAATTCATTCCAACTTAAAGATGAACCTTGGATGGACGCCACAAAGGTCagaaaacttaaaaaactGCTCACTAATGCTGTTGAAAATGGCGACAGAGTTGTATTATTTAGTCAGTTTACACAGGTTTTGGACATTCTTCAACTTGTCATGAAATCATTAAATCTAAAGTTTTTAAGATTTGATGGTTCTACACAAGTCGATTTCCGCCAGGATCTCATCGATCAATTTTATGCTGATGAAAGCATTAAtgtatttcttctttctacCAAAGCCGGCGGTTTTGGTATCAATCTTGCGTGTGCTAATATGGTTATTCTTTATGATGTCTCTTTCAATCCATTCGATGACCTTCAGGCGGAAGATAGAGCACATAGAGTTGgccaaaagaaagaagttacagtttataaatttgttgTCAAGGATACCATCGAAGAGCACATTCAACGTTTAGCCAACGCTAAAATTGCTTTGGATGCGACTCTTTCCGGCAATGCCGAAACTGTGGAGGCTGAAGATGACGATGATTAG
- a CDS encoding glucose-6-phosphate 1-dehydrogenase: MVTFMVFGASGNLANKKTFPALFHLFKRNLVDRSSFYVLGYARSKIPIGEFRESIRESVKPDTESKQVFQDFIDRVSYFSGQYDQSSSYVEFRKHLESVEKKADSSKALRIFYIALPPSVYVTVSSHIYENLYLPGKSRLVIEKPFGKNYQSAVKLKEEVHKHWKEEEIYRIDHYTAKDMVNNFFTLRFANSSSIDAVLNRHSIQSVEIHMYETGGCEGRIGYYDANGVVRDVVQNHLTQIFCIAAMNEPKSASASDVRAEKVNLLKATRPASLKESMLGQYTTSEDGKIPGYLDLEGVPKDSKATTFAASTLHVDNDRWKGVPFVFVSGKRMKKGEVYIKYYFRLKDSGIFSDVKRRRYLILHVQPEEFVNLTCTINKPMTTDLQPIDAYASLNYNEQFKDLMKEKRDGYEILFEDAIRGDPTKFIRYDEVEYAWKIWDEILDSPKKPIPYPAGSDGPEGLEAYMKRHLGHE, encoded by the coding sequence atggtTACTTTTATGGTATTTGGTGCATCAGGCAACCTCGCCAACAAAAAGACATTCCCTGCCCTGTTCCATCTCTTCAAACGAAACCTGGTAGATCGTTCTTCCTTTTACGTACTTGGATATGCTAGAAGTAAGATACCTATCGGTGAATTCAGGGAAAGTATTCGTGAATCTGTGAAGCCAGATACTGAAAGCAAACAGGTGTTTCAGGACTTCATTGACCGAGTATCTTACTTCAGTGGTCAGTATGATCAGAGCAGTTCTTATGTGGAATTTCGAAAACACCTAGAAtcagttgaaaaaaaagcagaCTCTTCGAAAGCACTTCGTATCTTTTATATCGCCTTACCACCATCTGTTTACGTGACAGTCAGTTCTCATATATATGagaatttatatttacCAGGAAAATCGCGGTTAGTTATTGAAAAACCGTTTGGTAAAAACTATCAATCGGCTGTTAAACTCAAAGAAGAAGTTCATAAGCATTGGAAAGAGGAAGAAATTTATCGGATTGATCATTATACAGCCAAAGATATGgttaacaattttttcaccCTTCGTTTTGCAAACTCTTCGTCCATTGACGCAGTTTTAAATCGCCATTCTATTCAATCCGTCGAAATACACATGTATGAAACGGGAGGCTGTGAAGGCCGTATTGGTTACTATGATGCGAATGGAGTCGTTCGCGACGTCGTACAGAATCATTTaactcaaattttttgtattgcTGCTATGAATGAACCGAAGTCTGCTTCTGCGAGTGATGTTCGTGCTGAAAAGGTCAATTTGTTGAAAGCTACCAGACCAGCATCTTTGAAAGAAAGTATGCTTGGTCAGTATACAACTAGCGAAGACGGTAAAATACCGGGCTACTTAGACTTGGAGGGAGTCCCTAAAGATAGTAAAGCCACCACATTTGCTGCATCCACTCTTCATGTTGATAATGATCGATGGAAGGGCGTACCCTTCGTATTTGTCTCTGGTAAGCGGATGAAAAAAGGTGAAGTATATATCAAGTACTATTTCCGTCTAAAAGACTCCGGAATTTTCTCCGACGTAAAACGACGTCGGTACTTGATTCTTCATGTTCAGCCGGAGGAGTTTGTCAATTTGACATGTACTATTAATAAACCCATGACTACTGACCTTCAACCGATTGACGCCTATGCTTCGCTCAATTATAATGAGCAATTTAAAGATCTGATGAAGGAAAAACGAGATGGctatgaaattttattcGAAGATGCAATTCGCGGTGATCCCACTAAGTTCATTCGTTATGATGAGGTTGAGTATGCTTGGAAGATATGGGACGAAATCCTCGATTCTCCCAAAAAACCTATTCCCTATCCAGCTGGTTCAGATGGTCCTGAGGGTTTGGAAGCTTATATGAAAAGGCATCTAGGCCATGAATAG
- a CDS encoding uncharacterized protein (mitochondrial arginine methyltransferase, human NDUFAF7 ortholog), with the protein MLNLYMWKLSRSQVYQASLLFGSRVISALAFTNTGLVLHGPRRWYTTDNGFLLHRDSKVSLADYIHESTFDPSKGYYSRLWTGSTNNLSHSVHVLRKEGHKCSKEFDPFLHGIPIPQKALNIYEKQRSLFSESISNYLVLQYKLRYFPVFDLKIYDFHSGTGIIALDILDYLYKNHLEVYGRTTYNIVLHNSWQASWFKSMLTSVRYAKHGDHIDIYVSDPLTWNHTDTNPCFVLALQVISSFGHDLFRQSNGAMMMERCWLGPEHFLNEFFTLNTHQKVSSLNYHLAFQQARINVQQGFSDSRAKRYFSGVKQVFWSFFSTQKLTYYPTKAIRFFERLSKQFPHHSLLLMDVCHVDKSLPGINAPSVLSMENDFSTKKMSSNIGHVFQNETVKYVFPTPLYLVSDILQLATHNRSFICSLPHFLRRWSNEHGRKFFVPVEPSSKNLKVPYSFNNYYVVSSMPTYYY; encoded by the coding sequence ATGCTGAATCTTTATATGTGGAAGCTAAGTCGCTCTCAAGTTTATCAAGCttcattattatttggAAGCAGAGTAATTAGTGCTCTTGCATTTACAAATACCGGTCTAGTTTTGCATGGCCCAAGAAGATGGTATACTACTGATAATGGATTTTTGTTGCACCGCGATTCTAAGGTTTCGTTAGCCGATTATATTCATGAATCTACGTTTGATCCCAGCAAGGGTTACTATTCTCGACTTTGGACAGGCTCAACCAATAATTTGAGCCATTCTGTACATGTATTAAGGAAAGAAGGGCATAAATGTTCCAAAGAATTTGATCCTTTTTTGCATGGAATACCTATTCCTCAAAAGGCATTAAACATCTATGAAAAGCAAAGGTCTCTATTCTCTGAGTCCATTAGTAACTACTTGGTGTTGCAGTATAAACTTCGATATTTCCCGGTGtttgatttgaaaatatatgATTTTCATTCTGGGACTGGAATAATAGCATTGGATATTCTTGATtatctttataaaaatcacCTTGAAGTTTATGGACGTACTACATACAATATAGTCTTGCATAATTCTTGGCAAGCAAGCTGGTTTAAGAGCATGTTGACATCTGTGAGATATGCAAAGCATGGAGATCATATTGATATATATGTTAGTGATCCATTAACGTGGAACCATACTGATACAAATCCTTGCTTTGTATTGGCATTACAGGTAATTAGCTCCTTCGGTCATGATTTATTTCGTCAGAGTAACGGCGCCATGATGATGGAACGGTGCTGGCTTGGTCCAGAGCACTTTTTAAACGAATTCTTCACTCTAAATACTCACCAAAAAGTTAGCTCTTTGAATTACCATTTAGCATTTCAACAAGCTAGGATTAATGTTCAGCAAGGGTTTAGCGACAGCAGGGCTAAACGGTACTTTTCCGGTGTTAAACAAGTATTTTGGTCCTTTTTTAGCACGCAAAAACTCACATACTATCCTACGAAAGCCattagattttttgaacGATTGTCAAAACAGTTTCCGCACCACAGTCTGCTTTTGATGGACGTGTGTCACGTTGACAAATCCTTGCCTGGAATCAATGCACCGTCTGTTTTAAGTAtggaaaatgatttttctacaaaaaaaatgtcttCTAACATTGGGCACGTGTTTCAAAATGAGACCGTCAAATATGTGTTTCCCACACCTTTATATCTAGTTTCAGATATACTTCAGCTTGCTACTCATAATCGGTCCTTCATTTGTTCACTTCCCCATTTCTTAAGGCGATGGTCTAATGAACATGGTAGAAAGTTTTTCGTTCCTGTAGAACCGTCATCTAAAAACCTAAAAGTTCCTTATTCCTTCAACAATTACTACGTTGTCTCGTCTATGCCAACTTATTATTACTAA